Proteins encoded within one genomic window of Flavobacteriales bacterium:
- a CDS encoding PA2169 family four-helix-bundle protein, whose amino-acid sequence MQNRDEQIDKLQTLLNRAYDSHNGYSEAADSVDNRSLKLFLFNVSLERKDMIQVLSDQIRSLGGEPNDSGSIKGALHRTWLNVKSALSSDTEESVLEECLRGERTFIEDYMEVLQENVLPREVQNVLSRQLGLVQERVKKLESLETEVA is encoded by the coding sequence ATGCAGAACAGAGACGAACAGATAGATAAACTACAGACACTCCTCAATAGAGCCTACGATTCCCATAACGGATATAGCGAGGCTGCTGACAGTGTCGATAACCGCTCATTGAAGCTATTTCTTTTCAATGTGAGCCTAGAGCGTAAGGACATGATCCAAGTGCTTTCTGACCAGATCAGATCACTCGGTGGTGAGCCTAATGACTCTGGTTCCATCAAAGGAGCATTGCACAGGACCTGGCTCAATGTCAAGTCTGCACTCTCTTCAGATACTGAAGAGTCCGTACTAGAAGAATGCCTCAGAGGTGAGCGCACCTTCATTGAGGATTATATGGAAGTACTACAAGAGAATGTGCTCCCTAGAGAAGTGCAGAATGTCCTTTCCCGGCAGTTGGGTCTGGTACAAGAGCGTGTGAAAAAACTCGAATCATTGGAAACAGAGGTCGCCTGA
- a CDS encoding mechanosensitive ion channel: MESIQDIGSEIWEKLMGWYETAVLMLPNLAMAIVVLLGFVLVAKLLKKGVHKLLTRTSDNEAVNNLLSTIAYIGVIAVGLFFALGVLNLDKTVTSMLAGVGVVGLALGFAFQNTASNLISGILMASRYPLNVGDLIETNDHFGTVEDITLRYTTLRSFQGQTIVIPNKQVLESSLVNYTVTNERRVDLECGVSYSDDLEKAEQVAIDAITQMSSSKKPVEVMYGEFGDSSINFTLRFWLDDPNHKNFLEEKSKAVKALKRAFDENDISIPFPIRTLEFANREFKTIKNGLSLEHSAS; encoded by the coding sequence ATGGAAAGTATACAAGATATAGGAAGCGAGATTTGGGAAAAACTGATGGGCTGGTATGAGACCGCTGTCCTGATGTTGCCCAATCTGGCCATGGCCATAGTAGTCCTTTTGGGATTCGTATTGGTGGCCAAGCTTCTGAAAAAGGGAGTACATAAACTCCTCACACGCACATCAGACAACGAGGCCGTCAACAATCTTCTGAGCACCATAGCCTACATTGGAGTAATAGCCGTTGGACTCTTCTTCGCGCTAGGGGTGCTCAATCTAGACAAGACCGTCACCAGTATGTTGGCCGGTGTAGGTGTGGTAGGTCTGGCACTTGGTTTTGCCTTTCAGAACACAGCATCGAATCTGATCTCTGGAATTCTGATGGCATCGCGCTACCCGCTCAATGTGGGTGACCTGATAGAGACCAATGATCATTTTGGTACGGTAGAGGATATCACTCTCCGATATACCACCTTACGCTCCTTTCAAGGTCAGACGATCGTCATACCCAATAAGCAGGTGCTGGAAAGCAGCCTGGTGAATTACACCGTGACCAATGAACGTAGAGTCGACCTGGAGTGCGGAGTCAGCTATTCAGATGATCTGGAAAAAGCTGAACAAGTAGCCATCGATGCTATCACGCAAATGAGTTCTTCCAAAAAACCAGTAGAGGTGATGTATGGAGAATTCGGTGACAGTTCCATCAACTTCACACTGAGGTTCTGGCTCGATGATCCGAATCATAAGAATTTCCTCGAAGAGAAGAGTAAGGCGGTCAAAGCCTTGAAGAGAGCATTCGATGAGAACGATATAAGTATACCCTTTCCCATCAGGACCCTTGAATTTGCAAATCGCGAATTCAAGACCATAAAGAACGGTCTCTCTTTGGAGCATAGTGCTTCATAA
- a CDS encoding DNA starvation/stationary phase protection protein, whose product MSKNGQAKQKKRSFKLGYESEDAANVVEKLNLLLANYEVHYQKLRNFHWNVVGPDFFDIHEKLEEQYNFTKEAIDVIAERIRIFGKRPFSTFKEFLDNSEIQEVPADFKSSEMITEVLNDFEILLTHLTETYDEAAEIGDIGTTHMVEEFMQNVEIKYWMFASFNKSEA is encoded by the coding sequence ATGAGTAAGAACGGCCAAGCCAAACAAAAGAAACGCAGCTTCAAACTCGGCTACGAGAGTGAAGATGCGGCCAATGTGGTCGAGAAGCTCAACCTCCTTCTCGCCAATTATGAAGTGCACTATCAGAAATTGAGGAATTTCCACTGGAACGTGGTAGGACCTGATTTCTTCGATATCCACGAGAAACTCGAGGAGCAATACAACTTCACCAAAGAAGCAATAGACGTCATAGCCGAACGCATCCGCATATTCGGAAAGCGTCCTTTCAGCACCTTCAAGGAATTCCTGGACAACAGTGAGATCCAAGAGGTGCCTGCTGATTTCAAATCGAGTGAGATGATCACAGAAGTGCTCAATGATTTCGAGATACTCCTCACTCACCTTACAGAGACTTATGATGAAGCCGCAGAGATCGGTGATATAGGGACCACACACATGGTCGAAGAATTCATGCAGAATGTGGAGATCAAATACTGGATGTTCGCCTCTTTCAATAAATCAGAGGCATAG
- a CDS encoding DUF1328 domain-containing protein, whose translation MLRWTLTFVVVALIAAILGFGGIAAGAASIAKIIFFVALVLIAVNLVRGLLSKA comes from the coding sequence ATGTTACGCTGGACTTTAACTTTTGTAGTAGTTGCCTTGATAGCCGCCATCCTCGGATTTGGAGGAATAGCCGCTGGAGCAGCAAGTATCGCCAAGATTATATTTTTCGTGGCTCTCGTATTGATAGCCGTAAATCTTGTCCGAGGATTACTCTCGAAAGCTTGA
- a CDS encoding response regulator, producing MKDQDNLVADGNESGIPDILVIDDEKDVCFLLCSYLRNNGMKAEYRLSLREGRRYMEVNTPDVLLLDVNLKDGSGLSLMKEDVISDSTEVIVMSAQSQNKDEAMRLGAAEFMDKPFNMKNVMNTIERLTAD from the coding sequence ATGAAGGATCAGGATAACTTAGTAGCAGATGGTAATGAGAGTGGAATTCCAGACATCTTGGTCATCGATGATGAGAAAGATGTCTGCTTCCTACTGTGCTCCTACCTGCGGAATAACGGTATGAAGGCCGAATACCGATTATCCTTGAGGGAAGGAAGAAGATATATGGAGGTGAATACCCCAGACGTTCTTCTACTGGATGTGAATCTCAAAGATGGCAGCGGACTGAGTCTGATGAAGGAGGATGTGATCTCTGACTCTACAGAGGTGATCGTCATGAGCGCTCAGTCACAGAATAAAGACGAAGCAATGAGACTAGGTGCAGCCGAATTCATGGATAAACCATTCAATATGAAAAATGTCATGAATACGATAGAAAGATTGACAGCGGATTGA